From Serinus canaria isolate serCan28SL12 chromosome 24, serCan2020, whole genome shotgun sequence, one genomic window encodes:
- the FEZ1 gene encoding fasciculation and elongation protein zeta-1 → MEAPLVSLEEEFEEGPGDDGGSPPRPADPALAELESFSAEMMSFKSMEDLVQEFDEKLTVCFRNYDAATEGLAPVRGRLQAQEEEERLQDEEVWDALTDGFAPRSSPRPWQLPGTEALDGTDPQLGGKEEEEEEEEELTERSEQDSGINEEPLLTAEQVIEELEELMQSSPDPEADPEGEEDEDEDEEEDEEEETKADAEGKGGGGGTEPILLRELHAFSPAFNNNCSHEGLGRLSARELLAAAGRAEAASRALSAELVAQLARRDELAFEKEVKTAFIGALLAVQGEQREQREAARRRRRDKGLSLQGARSERGGSMPRKRFSMEGISSILHSGLRQTFGPTTNEKQYLNTVIPYEKKGSPPSVEDLQMLTNILFAMKEGNEKVPTLLTDYILKVLCPT, encoded by the exons ATGGAGGCGCCGCTGGTCAGTCTGGAGGAGGAGTTCGAGGAGGGCCCCGGGGACGATGGCGGgtccccgccgcgccccgccgaCCCCGCGCTGGCCGAGCTGGAGAGCTTCTCTGCCGAGATGATGAGCTTCAAGTCCATGGAGGACCTGGTGCAGGAGTTTGACGAGAAGCTCACCGTGTGCTTCCGCAACTACGACGCTGCCACCGAGGGCCTGGCGCCCGTGCGGGGCCGGCTGCAGGcgcaggaggaggaggagcgcCTGCAGGATGAGGA GGTCTGGGATGCTCTGACTGATGGCTTTGCCCCCCGGAGCTCCCCCCGGCCgtggcagctccctgggaccGAGGCCCTCGATGGCACCGACCCCCAG CTcggtgggaaggaggaggaggaggaagaggaggaggagctcaCTGAGAGGAGCGAGCAGGACTCTGGGATCAACGAGGAGCCGCTGCTGACAGCTGAGCAG GTCATcgaggagctggaggagctcatGCAGAGTTCCCCTGACCCCGAGGCTGACCCCGAGGGtgaagaggatgaggatgaggatgaggaagaggatgaggaggaagaaaccAAGGCTGATGCTGAAGGCAAAGGTGGTGGTGGGGGCACGGAGCCCAtcctgctgagggagctgcatGCTTTCTCCCCTGCCTTCAACAACAACTGCTCCCACGAAG ggctgggccgGCTGTCGGCGCGGGAGCTGCTGGCGGCCGCGGGCCGGGCGGAGGCGGCGAGCCGGGCGCTCTCGGCGGAGCTGGTGGCGCAGCTGGCGCGGCGGGACGAGCTGGCCTTCGAGAAGGAGGTGAAGACGGCGTTCATCGGGGCGCTGCTGGCCGTGCAGGGCGAGCAGCGGGAGCAGCGAGAGgccgcccggcgccgccgcAGGGAcaaggggctgagcctgcaaGGGGCGCGCTCCGAGCGCGGCGGCAGCATGCCCCGCAAG CGCTTCAGCATGGAGGGCATCTCCAGCATCCTGCACTCCGGCCTGCGCCAGACTTTTGGCCCTACCACCAACGAGAAGCAG TACCTGAACACGGTGATTCCCTATGAGAAGAAGGGCTCACCACCCTCCGTTGAGGACCTGCAGATGCTCACCAACA TCCTGTTTGCCATGAAGGAGGGGAATGAGAAGGTGCCCACTCTGCTCACGGATTACATCCTCAAAG